A genome region from Coturnix japonica isolate 7356 chromosome 13, Coturnix japonica 2.1, whole genome shotgun sequence includes the following:
- the FBXW11 gene encoding F-box/WD repeat-containing protein 11 isoform X5, whose protein sequence is MEDQNEDESPKKNTLWQISNGTSSVIVSRKRPSEGNYEKEKDLCIKYFDQWSESDQVEFVEHLISRMCHYQHGHINSYLKPMLQRDFITALPEQGLDHIAENILSYLDARSLCAAELVCKEWQRVISEGMLWKKLIERMVRTDPLWKGLSERRGWDQYLFKNRPTDGPPNSFYRSLYPKIIQDIETIESNWRCGRHNLQRIQCRSENSKGVYCLQYDDEKIISGLRDNSIKIWDKTSLECLKVLTGHTGSVLCLQYDERVIVTGSSDSTVRVWDVNTGEVLNTLIHHNEAVLHLRFSNGLMVTCSKDRSIAVWDMASPTDITLRRVLVGHRAAVNVVDFDDKYIVSASGDRTIKVWSTSTCEFVRTLNGHKRGIACLQYRDRLVVSGSSDNTIRLWDIECGACLRVLEGHEELVRCIRFDNKRIVSGAYDGKIKVWDLQAALDPRAPASTLCLRTLVEHSGRVFRLQFDEFQIISSSHDDTILIWDFLNVPPSAPNETRSPSRTYTYISR, encoded by the exons ATGGAGGATCAGAATGAAGATGAGTCTCCAAAGAAAAATACCCTATGGCAG ATAAGTAATGGAACTTCATCTGTGATTGTCTCAAGAAAAAGACCATCAGAAGGAAACTACGAAAAGGAGAAAGACTtgtgtattaaatattttgaccAGTGGTCTGAATCAGATCAAGTTGAATTTGTGGAACACCTTATTTCACGAATGTGTCACTATCAGCATGGACATATTAACTCTTACTTGAAGCCCATGTTACAACGGGACTTCATCACTGCATTACCAG agCAAGGCTTAGATCACATAGCAGAAAACATCCTTTCCTATCTTGATGCCAGATCactctgtgcagcagagctggtatGCAAGGAGTGGCAGAGAGTCATCTCTGAGGGAATGCTATGGAAAAAATTGATTGAAAGAATGGTACGCACAGATCCGCTGTGGAAGGGACTGTCAGAAAGAAGGGGTTG GGATCAGTACCTGTTTAAAAACAGGCCAACAGATGGCCCCCCAAATTCGTTTTACAGGTCCTTATACCCAAAGATAATACAGGACATAGAG ACTATAGAATCTAACTGGCGATGTGGGCGACATAATTTGCAAAGGATTCAGTGCcgctctgaaaacagcaaaggtGTCTACTGTTTACAGTATGATGATGAAAAGATAATCAGTGGCCTACGAGATAACTCCATTAAG ATTTGGGACAAAACAAGCTTGGAGTGTTTGAAAGTATTAACAGGACATACTGGCTCAGTTCTTTGTCTGCAGTATGATGAAAGGGTCATTGTAACTGGATCTTCAGATTCTACAGTGAG ggtTTGGGATGTAAATACAGGTGAAGTTCTGAACACGTTGATTCACCACAATGAAGCAGTGCTTCATTTGAGGTTCAGTAATGGCTTAATGGTGACATGCTCAAAGGACAGATCCATTGCTGTCTGGGATATGGCATCACCTACTGACATCACCCTGCGCCGTGTCTTGGTTGGCCATCGTGCTGCTGTTAACGTGGTAGACTTCGATGACAAGTATATTGTGTCAGCATCAGGTGACAGGACCATTAAA GTCTGGAGTACAAGTACGTGCGAGTTTGTTCGTACGCTAAATGGGCACAAGCGTGGCATCGCATGCCTGCAGTACAGGGATCGACTGGTTGTCAGTGGATCTTCTGACAATACCATTAG GTTATGGGACATTGAATGTGGTGCCTGTTTAAGGGTATTAGAAGGCCATGAAGAACTGGTCCGATGCATCAGGTTCGACAATAAGAGGATTGTTAGTGGAGCCTATGATGG CAAAATTAAAGTTTGGGACTTGCAAGCTGCTCTTGACCCCCGTGCCCCAGCAAGTACATTATGCTTGCGTACGTTAGTG GAACATTCAGGACGTGTCTTTAGGCTCCAGTTTGATGAATTTCAGATCATTAGTAGTTCCCATGACGATACAATTCTGATTTGGGATTTCTTAAACGTGCCACCCAGTGCCCCAAACGAGACTCGCTCTCCATCTAGAACATACACTTACATCTCCAGATAA
- the FBXW11 gene encoding F-box/WD repeat-containing protein 11 isoform X4, whose protein sequence is MEPDSVIEDKTIELMNTSVMEDQNEDESPKKNTLWQISNGTSSVIVSRKRPSEGNYEKEKDLCIKYFDQWSESDQVEFVEHLISRMCHYQHGHINSYLKPMLQRDFITALPEQGLDHIAENILSYLDARSLCAAELVCKEWQRVISEGMLWKKLIERMVRTDPLWKGLSERRGWDQYLFKNRPTDGPPNSFYRSLYPKIIQDIETIESNWRCGRHNLQRIQCRSENSKGVYCLQYDDEKIISGLRDNSIKIWDKTSLECLKVLTGHTGSVLCLQYDERVIVTGSSDSTVRVWDVNTGEVLNTLIHHNEAVLHLRFSNGLMVTCSKDRSIAVWDMASPTDITLRRVLVGHRAAVNVVDFDDKYIVSASGDRTIKVWSTSTCEFVRTLNGHKRGIACLQYRDRLVVSGSSDNTIRLWDIECGACLRVLEGHEELVRCIRFDNKRIVSGAYDGKIKVWDLQAALDPRAPASTLCLRTLVEHSGRVFRLQFDEFQIISSSHDDTILIWDFLNVPPSAPNETRSPSRTYTYISR, encoded by the exons AACACGTCAGTGATGGAGGATCAGAATGAAGATGAGTCTCCAAAGAAAAATACCCTATGGCAG ATAAGTAATGGAACTTCATCTGTGATTGTCTCAAGAAAAAGACCATCAGAAGGAAACTACGAAAAGGAGAAAGACTtgtgtattaaatattttgaccAGTGGTCTGAATCAGATCAAGTTGAATTTGTGGAACACCTTATTTCACGAATGTGTCACTATCAGCATGGACATATTAACTCTTACTTGAAGCCCATGTTACAACGGGACTTCATCACTGCATTACCAG agCAAGGCTTAGATCACATAGCAGAAAACATCCTTTCCTATCTTGATGCCAGATCactctgtgcagcagagctggtatGCAAGGAGTGGCAGAGAGTCATCTCTGAGGGAATGCTATGGAAAAAATTGATTGAAAGAATGGTACGCACAGATCCGCTGTGGAAGGGACTGTCAGAAAGAAGGGGTTG GGATCAGTACCTGTTTAAAAACAGGCCAACAGATGGCCCCCCAAATTCGTTTTACAGGTCCTTATACCCAAAGATAATACAGGACATAGAG ACTATAGAATCTAACTGGCGATGTGGGCGACATAATTTGCAAAGGATTCAGTGCcgctctgaaaacagcaaaggtGTCTACTGTTTACAGTATGATGATGAAAAGATAATCAGTGGCCTACGAGATAACTCCATTAAG ATTTGGGACAAAACAAGCTTGGAGTGTTTGAAAGTATTAACAGGACATACTGGCTCAGTTCTTTGTCTGCAGTATGATGAAAGGGTCATTGTAACTGGATCTTCAGATTCTACAGTGAG ggtTTGGGATGTAAATACAGGTGAAGTTCTGAACACGTTGATTCACCACAATGAAGCAGTGCTTCATTTGAGGTTCAGTAATGGCTTAATGGTGACATGCTCAAAGGACAGATCCATTGCTGTCTGGGATATGGCATCACCTACTGACATCACCCTGCGCCGTGTCTTGGTTGGCCATCGTGCTGCTGTTAACGTGGTAGACTTCGATGACAAGTATATTGTGTCAGCATCAGGTGACAGGACCATTAAA GTCTGGAGTACAAGTACGTGCGAGTTTGTTCGTACGCTAAATGGGCACAAGCGTGGCATCGCATGCCTGCAGTACAGGGATCGACTGGTTGTCAGTGGATCTTCTGACAATACCATTAG GTTATGGGACATTGAATGTGGTGCCTGTTTAAGGGTATTAGAAGGCCATGAAGAACTGGTCCGATGCATCAGGTTCGACAATAAGAGGATTGTTAGTGGAGCCTATGATGG CAAAATTAAAGTTTGGGACTTGCAAGCTGCTCTTGACCCCCGTGCCCCAGCAAGTACATTATGCTTGCGTACGTTAGTG GAACATTCAGGACGTGTCTTTAGGCTCCAGTTTGATGAATTTCAGATCATTAGTAGTTCCCATGACGATACAATTCTGATTTGGGATTTCTTAAACGTGCCACCCAGTGCCCCAAACGAGACTCGCTCTCCATCTAGAACATACACTTACATCTCCAGATAA
- the FBXW11 gene encoding F-box/WD repeat-containing protein 11 isoform X3, which yields MCALRCLQSMPSVRCLQNTSVMEDQNEDESPKKNTLWQISNGTSSVIVSRKRPSEGNYEKEKDLCIKYFDQWSESDQVEFVEHLISRMCHYQHGHINSYLKPMLQRDFITALPEQGLDHIAENILSYLDARSLCAAELVCKEWQRVISEGMLWKKLIERMVRTDPLWKGLSERRGWDQYLFKNRPTDGPPNSFYRSLYPKIIQDIETIESNWRCGRHNLQRIQCRSENSKGVYCLQYDDEKIISGLRDNSIKIWDKTSLECLKVLTGHTGSVLCLQYDERVIVTGSSDSTVRVWDVNTGEVLNTLIHHNEAVLHLRFSNGLMVTCSKDRSIAVWDMASPTDITLRRVLVGHRAAVNVVDFDDKYIVSASGDRTIKVWSTSTCEFVRTLNGHKRGIACLQYRDRLVVSGSSDNTIRLWDIECGACLRVLEGHEELVRCIRFDNKRIVSGAYDGKIKVWDLQAALDPRAPASTLCLRTLVEHSGRVFRLQFDEFQIISSSHDDTILIWDFLNVPPSAPNETRSPSRTYTYISR from the exons AACACGTCAGTGATGGAGGATCAGAATGAAGATGAGTCTCCAAAGAAAAATACCCTATGGCAG ATAAGTAATGGAACTTCATCTGTGATTGTCTCAAGAAAAAGACCATCAGAAGGAAACTACGAAAAGGAGAAAGACTtgtgtattaaatattttgaccAGTGGTCTGAATCAGATCAAGTTGAATTTGTGGAACACCTTATTTCACGAATGTGTCACTATCAGCATGGACATATTAACTCTTACTTGAAGCCCATGTTACAACGGGACTTCATCACTGCATTACCAG agCAAGGCTTAGATCACATAGCAGAAAACATCCTTTCCTATCTTGATGCCAGATCactctgtgcagcagagctggtatGCAAGGAGTGGCAGAGAGTCATCTCTGAGGGAATGCTATGGAAAAAATTGATTGAAAGAATGGTACGCACAGATCCGCTGTGGAAGGGACTGTCAGAAAGAAGGGGTTG GGATCAGTACCTGTTTAAAAACAGGCCAACAGATGGCCCCCCAAATTCGTTTTACAGGTCCTTATACCCAAAGATAATACAGGACATAGAG ACTATAGAATCTAACTGGCGATGTGGGCGACATAATTTGCAAAGGATTCAGTGCcgctctgaaaacagcaaaggtGTCTACTGTTTACAGTATGATGATGAAAAGATAATCAGTGGCCTACGAGATAACTCCATTAAG ATTTGGGACAAAACAAGCTTGGAGTGTTTGAAAGTATTAACAGGACATACTGGCTCAGTTCTTTGTCTGCAGTATGATGAAAGGGTCATTGTAACTGGATCTTCAGATTCTACAGTGAG ggtTTGGGATGTAAATACAGGTGAAGTTCTGAACACGTTGATTCACCACAATGAAGCAGTGCTTCATTTGAGGTTCAGTAATGGCTTAATGGTGACATGCTCAAAGGACAGATCCATTGCTGTCTGGGATATGGCATCACCTACTGACATCACCCTGCGCCGTGTCTTGGTTGGCCATCGTGCTGCTGTTAACGTGGTAGACTTCGATGACAAGTATATTGTGTCAGCATCAGGTGACAGGACCATTAAA GTCTGGAGTACAAGTACGTGCGAGTTTGTTCGTACGCTAAATGGGCACAAGCGTGGCATCGCATGCCTGCAGTACAGGGATCGACTGGTTGTCAGTGGATCTTCTGACAATACCATTAG GTTATGGGACATTGAATGTGGTGCCTGTTTAAGGGTATTAGAAGGCCATGAAGAACTGGTCCGATGCATCAGGTTCGACAATAAGAGGATTGTTAGTGGAGCCTATGATGG CAAAATTAAAGTTTGGGACTTGCAAGCTGCTCTTGACCCCCGTGCCCCAGCAAGTACATTATGCTTGCGTACGTTAGTG GAACATTCAGGACGTGTCTTTAGGCTCCAGTTTGATGAATTTCAGATCATTAGTAGTTCCCATGACGATACAATTCTGATTTGGGATTTCTTAAACGTGCCACCCAGTGCCCCAAACGAGACTCGCTCTCCATCTAGAACATACACTTACATCTCCAGATAA
- the FBXW11 gene encoding F-box/WD repeat-containing protein 11 isoform X2, whose protein sequence is MAIWQLFSLQWGGQAGGKLKCWSTSEQAERNGSWGNDSRNEQNTSVMEDQNEDESPKKNTLWQISNGTSSVIVSRKRPSEGNYEKEKDLCIKYFDQWSESDQVEFVEHLISRMCHYQHGHINSYLKPMLQRDFITALPEQGLDHIAENILSYLDARSLCAAELVCKEWQRVISEGMLWKKLIERMVRTDPLWKGLSERRGWDQYLFKNRPTDGPPNSFYRSLYPKIIQDIETIESNWRCGRHNLQRIQCRSENSKGVYCLQYDDEKIISGLRDNSIKIWDKTSLECLKVLTGHTGSVLCLQYDERVIVTGSSDSTVRVWDVNTGEVLNTLIHHNEAVLHLRFSNGLMVTCSKDRSIAVWDMASPTDITLRRVLVGHRAAVNVVDFDDKYIVSASGDRTIKVWSTSTCEFVRTLNGHKRGIACLQYRDRLVVSGSSDNTIRLWDIECGACLRVLEGHEELVRCIRFDNKRIVSGAYDGKIKVWDLQAALDPRAPASTLCLRTLVEHSGRVFRLQFDEFQIISSSHDDTILIWDFLNVPPSAPNETRSPSRTYTYISR, encoded by the exons ATGGCCATCTGGCAGTTATTCAGCTTGCAGTGGGGAGGGCAGGCTGGTGGGAAGCTCAAGTGTTGGAGCACCAGTgagcaggcagaaagaaatggcaGCTGGGGTAATGACAGCAGAAATGAGCAG AACACGTCAGTGATGGAGGATCAGAATGAAGATGAGTCTCCAAAGAAAAATACCCTATGGCAG ATAAGTAATGGAACTTCATCTGTGATTGTCTCAAGAAAAAGACCATCAGAAGGAAACTACGAAAAGGAGAAAGACTtgtgtattaaatattttgaccAGTGGTCTGAATCAGATCAAGTTGAATTTGTGGAACACCTTATTTCACGAATGTGTCACTATCAGCATGGACATATTAACTCTTACTTGAAGCCCATGTTACAACGGGACTTCATCACTGCATTACCAG agCAAGGCTTAGATCACATAGCAGAAAACATCCTTTCCTATCTTGATGCCAGATCactctgtgcagcagagctggtatGCAAGGAGTGGCAGAGAGTCATCTCTGAGGGAATGCTATGGAAAAAATTGATTGAAAGAATGGTACGCACAGATCCGCTGTGGAAGGGACTGTCAGAAAGAAGGGGTTG GGATCAGTACCTGTTTAAAAACAGGCCAACAGATGGCCCCCCAAATTCGTTTTACAGGTCCTTATACCCAAAGATAATACAGGACATAGAG ACTATAGAATCTAACTGGCGATGTGGGCGACATAATTTGCAAAGGATTCAGTGCcgctctgaaaacagcaaaggtGTCTACTGTTTACAGTATGATGATGAAAAGATAATCAGTGGCCTACGAGATAACTCCATTAAG ATTTGGGACAAAACAAGCTTGGAGTGTTTGAAAGTATTAACAGGACATACTGGCTCAGTTCTTTGTCTGCAGTATGATGAAAGGGTCATTGTAACTGGATCTTCAGATTCTACAGTGAG ggtTTGGGATGTAAATACAGGTGAAGTTCTGAACACGTTGATTCACCACAATGAAGCAGTGCTTCATTTGAGGTTCAGTAATGGCTTAATGGTGACATGCTCAAAGGACAGATCCATTGCTGTCTGGGATATGGCATCACCTACTGACATCACCCTGCGCCGTGTCTTGGTTGGCCATCGTGCTGCTGTTAACGTGGTAGACTTCGATGACAAGTATATTGTGTCAGCATCAGGTGACAGGACCATTAAA GTCTGGAGTACAAGTACGTGCGAGTTTGTTCGTACGCTAAATGGGCACAAGCGTGGCATCGCATGCCTGCAGTACAGGGATCGACTGGTTGTCAGTGGATCTTCTGACAATACCATTAG GTTATGGGACATTGAATGTGGTGCCTGTTTAAGGGTATTAGAAGGCCATGAAGAACTGGTCCGATGCATCAGGTTCGACAATAAGAGGATTGTTAGTGGAGCCTATGATGG CAAAATTAAAGTTTGGGACTTGCAAGCTGCTCTTGACCCCCGTGCCCCAGCAAGTACATTATGCTTGCGTACGTTAGTG GAACATTCAGGACGTGTCTTTAGGCTCCAGTTTGATGAATTTCAGATCATTAGTAGTTCCCATGACGATACAATTCTGATTTGGGATTTCTTAAACGTGCCACCCAGTGCCCCAAACGAGACTCGCTCTCCATCTAGAACATACACTTACATCTCCAGATAA
- the FBXW11 gene encoding F-box/WD repeat-containing protein 11 isoform X1, which produces MEPDSVIEDKTIELMCSVPRSLWLGCSNLVESMCALRCLQSMPSVRCLQNTSVMEDQNEDESPKKNTLWQISNGTSSVIVSRKRPSEGNYEKEKDLCIKYFDQWSESDQVEFVEHLISRMCHYQHGHINSYLKPMLQRDFITALPEQGLDHIAENILSYLDARSLCAAELVCKEWQRVISEGMLWKKLIERMVRTDPLWKGLSERRGWDQYLFKNRPTDGPPNSFYRSLYPKIIQDIETIESNWRCGRHNLQRIQCRSENSKGVYCLQYDDEKIISGLRDNSIKIWDKTSLECLKVLTGHTGSVLCLQYDERVIVTGSSDSTVRVWDVNTGEVLNTLIHHNEAVLHLRFSNGLMVTCSKDRSIAVWDMASPTDITLRRVLVGHRAAVNVVDFDDKYIVSASGDRTIKVWSTSTCEFVRTLNGHKRGIACLQYRDRLVVSGSSDNTIRLWDIECGACLRVLEGHEELVRCIRFDNKRIVSGAYDGKIKVWDLQAALDPRAPASTLCLRTLVEHSGRVFRLQFDEFQIISSSHDDTILIWDFLNVPPSAPNETRSPSRTYTYISR; this is translated from the exons AACACGTCAGTGATGGAGGATCAGAATGAAGATGAGTCTCCAAAGAAAAATACCCTATGGCAG ATAAGTAATGGAACTTCATCTGTGATTGTCTCAAGAAAAAGACCATCAGAAGGAAACTACGAAAAGGAGAAAGACTtgtgtattaaatattttgaccAGTGGTCTGAATCAGATCAAGTTGAATTTGTGGAACACCTTATTTCACGAATGTGTCACTATCAGCATGGACATATTAACTCTTACTTGAAGCCCATGTTACAACGGGACTTCATCACTGCATTACCAG agCAAGGCTTAGATCACATAGCAGAAAACATCCTTTCCTATCTTGATGCCAGATCactctgtgcagcagagctggtatGCAAGGAGTGGCAGAGAGTCATCTCTGAGGGAATGCTATGGAAAAAATTGATTGAAAGAATGGTACGCACAGATCCGCTGTGGAAGGGACTGTCAGAAAGAAGGGGTTG GGATCAGTACCTGTTTAAAAACAGGCCAACAGATGGCCCCCCAAATTCGTTTTACAGGTCCTTATACCCAAAGATAATACAGGACATAGAG ACTATAGAATCTAACTGGCGATGTGGGCGACATAATTTGCAAAGGATTCAGTGCcgctctgaaaacagcaaaggtGTCTACTGTTTACAGTATGATGATGAAAAGATAATCAGTGGCCTACGAGATAACTCCATTAAG ATTTGGGACAAAACAAGCTTGGAGTGTTTGAAAGTATTAACAGGACATACTGGCTCAGTTCTTTGTCTGCAGTATGATGAAAGGGTCATTGTAACTGGATCTTCAGATTCTACAGTGAG ggtTTGGGATGTAAATACAGGTGAAGTTCTGAACACGTTGATTCACCACAATGAAGCAGTGCTTCATTTGAGGTTCAGTAATGGCTTAATGGTGACATGCTCAAAGGACAGATCCATTGCTGTCTGGGATATGGCATCACCTACTGACATCACCCTGCGCCGTGTCTTGGTTGGCCATCGTGCTGCTGTTAACGTGGTAGACTTCGATGACAAGTATATTGTGTCAGCATCAGGTGACAGGACCATTAAA GTCTGGAGTACAAGTACGTGCGAGTTTGTTCGTACGCTAAATGGGCACAAGCGTGGCATCGCATGCCTGCAGTACAGGGATCGACTGGTTGTCAGTGGATCTTCTGACAATACCATTAG GTTATGGGACATTGAATGTGGTGCCTGTTTAAGGGTATTAGAAGGCCATGAAGAACTGGTCCGATGCATCAGGTTCGACAATAAGAGGATTGTTAGTGGAGCCTATGATGG CAAAATTAAAGTTTGGGACTTGCAAGCTGCTCTTGACCCCCGTGCCCCAGCAAGTACATTATGCTTGCGTACGTTAGTG GAACATTCAGGACGTGTCTTTAGGCTCCAGTTTGATGAATTTCAGATCATTAGTAGTTCCCATGACGATACAATTCTGATTTGGGATTTCTTAAACGTGCCACCCAGTGCCCCAAACGAGACTCGCTCTCCATCTAGAACATACACTTACATCTCCAGATAA